The following coding sequences are from one Marinoscillum sp. 108 window:
- a CDS encoding toxin-antitoxin system YwqK family antitoxin, which produces MKKILSLLVFFFVAFALMGQDGESIDELFKVNYETPLTLDMKADLEKDPLDKAETKKKEKKKNPKIYYKIKAKRGFAKQGFGDRTVVELFYYLKDKDYEGPDPYARDFYWYDFKKKKIVNSLRVKRENAGVLHGHYEKKMGDQVIEEGYFYKGMKHGRWVRYNRHDILQEKEIYWKGWPKESLLAYYDFDRTQLKEMIPVHFGERQGEYYAYHPNGKLAVVGHYQFDHRVGVWREYYDNERVKREVTYPLEAFDKKAKPVITKEWDREGHIIYDRKKYEARVN; this is translated from the coding sequence GCTACTTGTATTCTTTTTTGTGGCCTTTGCCTTGATGGGGCAAGATGGCGAGTCCATCGATGAGCTTTTCAAGGTGAATTACGAAACTCCTCTGACTCTGGATATGAAAGCCGATCTGGAGAAAGACCCTCTGGATAAGGCGGAGACCAAGAAGAAGGAAAAGAAGAAAAACCCTAAAATCTACTATAAGATCAAAGCCAAGCGTGGTTTTGCCAAGCAGGGCTTTGGCGACCGAACCGTGGTGGAGCTTTTTTACTACCTCAAAGACAAAGACTATGAGGGTCCTGATCCATATGCCCGGGACTTCTACTGGTATGATTTTAAGAAAAAGAAGATCGTGAACTCCCTACGTGTGAAACGTGAGAATGCAGGGGTGCTGCACGGCCATTACGAAAAGAAGATGGGTGATCAGGTGATTGAGGAGGGCTACTTCTATAAGGGAATGAAGCACGGCCGATGGGTCAGGTACAACCGACACGATATCCTGCAAGAAAAGGAAATTTACTGGAAGGGGTGGCCGAAAGAGTCACTTTTGGCCTACTATGACTTTGATCGCACGCAGCTCAAGGAAATGATTCCGGTGCATTTTGGCGAAAGACAAGGGGAGTACTACGCTTACCATCCGAACGGGAAGCTTGCTGTGGTGGGTCATTATCAGTTTGACCATCGGGTAGGTGTCTGGCGCGAATATTATGACAATGAGCGCGTGAAAAGAGAAGTGACTTACCCGTTGGAGGCCTTTGATAAGAAAGCCAAACCCGTCATCACCAAAGAGTGGGACAGGGAGGGGCATATCATCTATGACCGCAAAAAGTACGAGGCGAGGGTCAACTAG